A genomic segment from Desulfurispirillum indicum S5 encodes:
- a CDS encoding helix-turn-helix domain-containing protein yields the protein MKETDIHGTPHDATEPETLGSYLKRLREARGITVEEVADRTKIAVSQIAAIENDQHQFLPPKAFVLGFIKAICNEVRGDYEYAKVLLFTMLGEIEPGEAPRESSDPEKKESAKEIINKNSSLSPVIFGAVVVVVVAAIAYFYLSSQPQEPVAAEREQYDVIAEAQRNLQEQQAAEEEARRQEELRQQQAEEARLRAEEEARLQAEREARQREQAAAQQQATQPSTETATENPFAGAFLNDIPLSVRLEGLSEAWVKMVGSHGEAMETTTLREGRSLSIESQGTVIVALGNAGGVNVFIDNKEHGPVGRPGQVRRFLVEPREDDQYRIIQISREQYIAVLRSLGQSP from the coding sequence AAAAGGCTGCGGGAAGCCCGCGGCATCACCGTCGAGGAAGTCGCTGACCGCACCAAAATAGCCGTCAGTCAGATTGCTGCCATTGAGAATGATCAGCACCAGTTCCTTCCCCCGAAAGCGTTCGTGCTGGGTTTCATTAAAGCTATCTGCAACGAAGTCCGCGGGGACTATGAGTACGCCAAGGTACTCCTGTTCACCATGCTCGGCGAAATTGAACCTGGCGAAGCTCCACGGGAAAGCTCGGACCCTGAAAAAAAAGAATCCGCCAAGGAAATCATCAACAAGAACAGTTCACTCTCCCCGGTCATCTTCGGCGCCGTTGTCGTTGTCGTTGTCGCCGCCATTGCCTACTTCTACCTCTCATCCCAGCCCCAGGAGCCTGTTGCGGCAGAGCGTGAACAGTACGACGTGATAGCTGAAGCCCAGCGAAACCTCCAGGAGCAGCAGGCCGCCGAGGAAGAAGCACGCAGACAGGAGGAGCTGCGACAACAACAGGCGGAAGAGGCTCGCCTGAGGGCAGAAGAAGAGGCACGACTGCAGGCGGAACGCGAAGCACGTCAGCGGGAGCAGGCAGCCGCGCAGCAACAGGCCACACAGCCAAGCACGGAAACCGCAACGGAAAATCCTTTTGCCGGTGCCTTTCTCAACGACATCCCCCTGTCCGTTCGCCTGGAGGGGTTGAGTGAAGCCTGGGTAAAGATGGTTGGCTCCCATGGGGAAGCCATGGAAACCACCACCCTGCGGGAAGGCAGAAGCCTTTCCATCGAATCACAGGGAACCGTTATCGTCGCACTGGGCAACGCCGGAGGCGTCAACGTCTTTATCGACAACAAGGAACACGGCCCGGTCGGGCGCCCGGGACAGGTTCGCCGCTTTCTGGTGGAACCACGCGAAGATGACCAGTACCGTATCATCCAGATATCGCGGGAACAATATATAGCGGTATTGCGCTCTCTGGGACAGAGCCCATGA